One genomic segment of Stigmatopora argus isolate UIUO_Sarg chromosome 1, RoL_Sarg_1.0, whole genome shotgun sequence includes these proteins:
- the LOC144083259 gene encoding tubulin alpha chain-like, with product MRECISIHVGQAGVQIGNACWELYCLEHGIQPDGQMPSDKTIGGGDDSFNTFFSETGAGKHVPRAVFVDLEPTVIDEVRSGTYRQLFHPEQLITGKEDAANNYARGHYTIGKEIIELVLDRIRKLADQCTGLQGFLVFHSFGGGTGSGFTSLLMERLSVDYGKKSKLEFSIYPAPQVSTAVVEPYNSILTTHTTLEHSDCAFMVDNEAIYDICRRNLDIERPSYTNLNRLISQIVSSITASLRFDGALNVDLTEFQTNLVPYPRIHFPLATYAPVISAEKAYHEQLSVSEITNACFEPANQMVKCDPRHGKYMACCLLYRGDVVPKDVNTAIAAIKTKRSIQFVDWCPTGFKVGINYQPPTVVPGGDLAKVQRAVCMLSNTTAIAEAWARLDHKFDLMYAKRAFVHWYVGEGMEEGEFSEAREDMAALEKDYEEVGVDSIEGEGEEEGEEY from the exons ATG CGTGAGTGTATCTCCATCCACGTCGGTCAAGCTGGCGTCCAGATCGGCAATGCATGCTGGGAACTGTACTGCCTGGAACACGGCATCCAGCCGGACGGACAGATGCCCAGTGACAAGACAATTGGAGGCGGGGATGATTCCTTCAACACCTTCTTCAGCGAGACTGGAGCTGGAAAACACGTCCCCAGAGCCGTCTTTGTAGACCTGGAGCCCACCGTCATTG ATGAGGTGCGCTCTGGAACCTATCGCCAGCTCTTCCACCCCGAGCAGCTGATCACTGGCAAGGAGGACGCCGCCAACAACTATGCGCGTGGACACTACACCATTGGCAAAGAGATCATTGAGCTGGTGCTGGACAGGATCCGCAAATTG GCCGACCAGTGCACGGGCCTCCAGGGTTTCTTGGTGTTCCACAGCTTCGGAGGCGGCACCGGTTCAGGTTTCACCTCCCTGCTGATGGAGCGTCTGTCCGTGGACTACGGGAAGAAGTCCAAACTGGAGTTCTCCATCTACCCCGCTCCCCAAGTGTCCACCGCCGTGGTGGAGCCCTACAACTCCATCCTGACCACTCACACCACCCTAGAGCACTCCGACTGCGCCTTCATGGTGGACAACGAGGCCATCTACGACATCTGCCGCAGGAACCTCGACATCGAGCGTCCTTCTTACACCAACCTGAACAGGCTGATCAGCCAGATCGTGTCCTCCATCACGGCCTCCCTACGCTTCGACGGCGCCCTCAACGTGGATCTGACGGAGTTCCAGACCAACTTGGTGCCCTACCCCCGCATCCACTTCCCCCTGGCCACCTACGCCCCCGTCATCTCGGCCGAGAAGGCTTACCACGAGCAGCTCTCCGTGTCGGAGATCACCAACGCCTGCTTCGAACCTGCCAATCAGATGGTCAAGTGCGACCCTCGTCACGGCAAGTACATGGCCTGCTGCCTCCTTTACCGTGGCGACGTGGTGCCCAAAGATGTCAACACCGCCATTGCCGCCATCAAAACCAAGCGCTCCATCCAGTTCGTGGACTGGTGCCCCACCGGCTTCAAGGTGGGCATCAACTACCAGCCACCGACCGTGGTTCCGGGTGGCGACCTGGCCAAGGTTCAGAGGGCTGTGTGCATGCTGAGCAACACCACCGCCATCGCCGAGGCCTGGGCCCGCCTGGACCACAAGTTCGACCTGATGTACGCCAAGCGCGCCTTCGTCCACTGGTACGTCGGCGAGGGCATGGAGGAAGGCGAGTTCTCCGAGGCCAGAGAAGACATGGCCGCCCTGGAGAAGGATTACGAGGAGGTTGGAGTGGATTCCATTGAGGGCGAAGGAGAGGAGGAAGGAGAAGAATATTAA
- the LOC144083238 gene encoding tubulin alpha-1B chain translates to MRECISIHVGQAGVQIGNACWELYCLEHGIQPDGQMPSDKTLGGGDDSFNTFFSETGAGKHVPRAVFVDLEPTVIDEVRTGTYRQLFHPEQLITGKEDAANNYARGHYTIGKEIIDLVLDRIRKLADQCTGLQGFLVFHSFGGGTGSGFTSLLMERLSVDYGKKSKLEFSIYPAPQVSTAVVEPYNSILTTHTTLEHSDCAFMVDNEAIYDICRRNLDIERPTYTNLNRLISQIVSSITASLRFDGALNVDLTEFQTNLVPYPRIHFPLATYAPVISAEKAYHEQLSVAEITNACFEPANQMVKCDPRHGKYMACCLLFRGDVVPKDVNAAIATIKTKRTIQFVDWCPTGFKVGINYQPPTVVPGGDLAKVQRAVCMLSNTTAIAEAWARLDHKFDLMYAKRAFVHWYVGEGMEEGEFSEAREDMAALEKDYEEVGVDSIEGEGEEEGEEY, encoded by the exons ATG CGCGAGTGTATCTCCATCCACGTTGGTCAGGCTGGCGTCCAGATCGGCAATGCATGCTGGGAACTGTACTGCCTGGAGCACGGCATCCAGCCAGACGGGCAGATGCCCAGCGACAAGACACTTGGAGGTGGAGATGATTCCTTCAACACCTTCTTCAGTGAAACTGGGGCTGGAAAACACGTCCCCAGAGCCGTCTTTGTGGACCTGGAGCCCACCGTCATTG ATGAGGTGCGCACTGGAACCTACCGCCAGCTCTTCCACCCCGAGCAGCTGATCACTGGCAAGGAGGACGCCGCCAACAACTATGCGCGTGGACACTACACCATTGGCAAAGAAATCATTGACCTGGTGCTGGATAGGATCCGTAAATTG GCCGATCAGTGCACAGGCCTGCAGGGTTTCTTGGTGTTCCACAGTTTCGGAGGCGGCACCGGTTCAGGTTTCACCTCCCTGCTGATGGAGCGTCTGTCAGTGGACTACGGCAAGAAGTCCAAACTGGAGTTCTCCATCTACCCCGCCCCCCAAGTGTCCACCGCCGTGGTGGAGCCCTATAATTCCATCTTGACCACTCACACCACCCTAGAGCACTCCGACTGCGCCTTCATGGTGGACAACGAGGCCATCTACGACATCTGCCGCAGGAACCTCGACATCGAGCGCCCTACTTACACCAACCTGAACAGGCTGATCAGCCAGATCGTGTCCTCCATCACGGCCTCCCTGCGCTTCGACGGCGCCCTCAACGTGGATCTGACGGAGTTCCAGACCAACTTGGTGCCCTACCCCCGCATCCACTTCCCCCTGGCCACCTACGCCCCTGTCATTTCGGCCGAGAAGGCTTACCACGAGCAGCTCTCCGTGGCGGAGATCACCAACGCCTGCTTCGAGCCAGCCAATCAGATGGTCAAATGTGACCCTCGTCACGGCAAGTACATGGCCTGCTGCTTGCTCTTCCGTGGCGACGTGGTGCCCAAAGATGTCAACGCCGCCATCGCCACCATCAAAACCAAGCGCACCATCCAGTTCGTGGACTGGTGCCCCACCGGCTTCAAGGTGGGCATCAACTACCAGCCTCCTACCGTGGTTCCGGGTGGTGACCTGGCCAAGGTTCAGAGGGCCGTGTGCATGCTGAGCAACACCACCGCCATCGCCGAGGCCTGGGCCCGCCTGGACCACAAGTTCGACCTGATGTACGCCAAGCGCGCCTTCGTTCACTGGTACGTCGGCGAGGGCATGGAGGAGGGCGAGTTCTCCGAGGCCAGAGAAGACATGGCCGCCCTGGAGAAGGATTATGAGGAGGTTGGAGTGGATTCCATTGAGGGCGAAGGAGAGGAGGAAGGAGAAGAATATTAA
- the pmelb gene encoding premelanosome protein b, with translation MMERSLVLLSLLLVASHTVATGGKVTFNVANDSPTLTGAKVTFTIDLEFPHTQKVHADGDVVWAQDCVVNGTKYSASQQVFPTRKTDWEAFFPDGTPIKKDKKPNYVFVWKTWGQYWQVADGPSSSLTINTADIPLGSYSMDIVIYHYRSKEKFIPLGYASSQFSITDQIPFAVSLDQVDDVLASDLSFVLNRAIAFSVSLHDPSQFLSQADITFNWDFGDGSGALISRELTVTHTYVASGSFRPRVVVQAVIPDETCKPPVESTTKTAGIPTHRETLASLVPPLTSGKVTGVKGNAFSDTEEDNGEDENSSAQPAQEGAPAAKTPLPAIYDPASNTLSKEAGTDTATEVLKRPWGPRGQGAAVLVAKREIKANLTDDDCVTYRYGSYCADIKVVEAIERVEIVQMDNSVVETPGINHNAIDLTVTCQGSFPKQVCSVILDAECLKPLHASCNMVEPSKECQMVLHHFFNSSGVYCINVSMANDVSLAVTSAKVNIDMSSGLATSSVVATVMGVILLVLCIAVVAFSYKRLKSYHHLKEDIRAAEDLQADWGPSGSSSKTSMLWKFLNRRGVVDQRPLLQDRVV, from the exons ATGATGGAGAGGTCCCTCGTGCTGCTTTCACTGCTGCTGGTTGCTTCTCACACTGTGGCAA CAGGTGGAAAAGTGACGTTCAACGTCGCCAACGATTCCCCGACCCTGACCGGAGCCAAAGTGACTTTCACCATCGACTTGGAATTCCCACACACCCAAAAAGTACACGCTGACGGTGATGTGGTTTGGGCACAGGACTGCGTCGTCAATG GAACCAAATATTCGGCATCACAGCAAGTTTTCCCTACTCGGAAGACAGACTGGGAAGCGTTTTTTCCCGATGGGACGCCAATCAAGAAGGACAAAAAGCCCAACTATGTGTTTGTCTGGAAGACTTGGG GTCAATACTGGCAAGTAGCAGACGGTCCTTCGTCCAGCCTGACCATCAACACAGCCGACATCCCACTGGGCTCTTACTCCATGGACATTGTCATCTACCACTACCGGAGCAAAGAGAAGTTCATTCCTCTGGGTTATGCCTCCTCTCAGTTCTCCATCACTG ATCAAATCCCATTTGCTGTCTCGCTGGACCAAGTGGACGACGTCCTGGCCAGTGACCTGAGCTTTGTCCTGAACAGGGCCATCGCCTTTAGCGTTAGCCTGCACGACCCCAGCCAGTTCCTGAGCCAAGCCGACATCACCTTCAACTGGGACTTTGGGGACGGCAGCGGGGCCCTGATATCCAGAGAACTGACCGTCACTCACACTTACGTCGCCTCCGGCTCGTTCAGGCCTCGGGTGGTGGTTCAGGCGGTGATCCCAGACGAGACTTGCAAGCCTCCGGTGGAGAGCACAACCAAAACCGCTGGGATACCCACTCACAGGGAAACCTTGG CTTCTCTGGTCCCTCCTCTGACTTCCGGCAAAGTAACTGGCGTGAAAGGCAACGCGTTTTCCGACACGGAGGAGGACAACGGCGAAGACGAGAACTCGAGTGCTCAACCTGCCCAGGAAGGGGCTCCGGCAGCCAAGACTCCCCTCCCTGCCATTTATGACCCTGCCTCCAACACCTTGAGCAAAGAGGCAGGCACTGATACAGCAACGGAAG TTCTAAAGCGGCCCTGGGGACCGAGAGGTCAAGGTGCCGCGGTCCTCGTCGCCAAAAGGGAAATAAAGGCCAACCTGACTGATGATGACTGCGTCACATATCGATATGGCTCCTACTGCGCGGACATTAAAGTGGTTG AGGCTATTGAGAGAGTCGAAATTGTACAAATGGACAACAGTGTCGTGGAAACACCAGGAATAAATCACAATGCCATTGATCTCACTGTAACCTGCCAGGGAAG CTTCCCTAAACAGGTGTGCAGCGTGATTCTGGATGCAGAGTGCTTGAAGCCCCTTCACGCTTCATGCAACATGGTGGAGCCCTCCAAAGAGTGCCAGATGGTGTTGCACCACTTCTTCAACAGCTCGGGGGTCTACTGCATCAACGTGTCCATGGCCAATGACGTTAGCTTGGCCGTGACGAGCGCCAAAGTCAACATTGACATGA GCTCTGGGCTGGCGACCTCCAGCGTTGTCGCTACTGTGATGGGTGTCATTCTGCTCGTTTTGTGTATCGCAGTGGTGGCCTTTTCTTACAA ACGCCTGAAGTCCTACCACCATCTGAAGGAGGACATCAGGGCGGCCGAGGACCTTCAAGCTGACTGGGGTCCTAGTGGTTCCAGTTCCAAGACATCCATGCTGTGGAAGTTCCTCAACAGGCGAGGAGTAGTTGACCAACGCCCCCTGTTGCAGGACAGAGTAGTGTAA